Part of the Paenibacillus sp. FSL R7-0273 genome is shown below.
GTCAAAGGATTTTCTGGCTGCAAAAGCGCGGTATATCAAAATAATCTCCACAACAATAAAAAGCCCAAGAATCGCCGATGTTATAAAAATATGGAGAAAATCCGCTTGAGTAAAAATGTAAATCCACAGCATTACATTTACACTTATCGCTGCCAGATACATTTTTTCTGCAGGCGCTTTGGCGTTGCATACTATTGGATCTTTCATATACATCTCCTCCTGCCGTATCATCGGCCCTTCGGACTGCCCGTCACTGTCTCCAGACCTTCCTGCTCCAAACATTATACTATAAACTGGTAAAAAACGGTCGTTACCCTTTCACGGACCCGCAATATCATCCAAGAACTGAGGCCGGCTCCTGTATTATAATGGCCTTACACTACAAAAAAAGAGGGTGAAGCTGTTGTCCCGCGAGGTACGGACCGTCGTTTTTGATCAGGATTTGAAGCTGGAAGCCTGCCGGTTTGAGGGGATTATGCAGAAGTTCCCTAATCATTTTCATGACTATTATGTCATTGGTTTTATCGAACAGGGCAAGAGACTGCTGCAGTGCGGCAATGAGGAATACATTCTGAACAGCGGAGACGTCATTATCTTCAACCCGCAGGACCCGCACTCCTGTGAACAGGTGGACGGGCGGACGCTGGATTACCGCTGTATTAACGTTCAGCCGGAAATCATGCGCCAGTTTGTGCAGGAGATTACGGGGAAAAGCGGATTGCCGCGCTTTACACAAGCTGTATTGTTCCAGAGTGAGCTGGCCGTACCGCTGCATGATCTGCACCAGATGCTGTTAGAGGAGCAGGCAGATTTTCAGAAGGAGGAGCTGCTGCTGTTTCTGCTGGAGCAGCTCCTGCAGGAATATACGGAAGAAGCCGGTACAACCGATCCTCCCGGGGAGGTTACTGCAGAAATCAAAAGGGTCTGCCGGTACATAGAGGAGCACTACACAGACACCATTACGCTGGGTCAGCTGACGGAATTGACGGGACTTAGCAAGTATCAGCTGCTGCGGATGTTCACTAAGCAAACCGGGATCTCCCCCTACCGTTACCTGGAGACGATTCGTATCAATCAGGCCAAACGTCTGCTGGAGCAGGGGACCCTGCCGATGGAGGTTGCCCTGCGGACCGGATTCAGTGACCAGAGCCATTTCAGCAACTTCTTCAAGAAACTGATCGGCTTAACGCCTAAGCAATATCTGCGGGTCTTTACCCGGCCGGCGGAAAAGGCGGCACTTGAGGTGACCTCCTCATGAGCGCTAAACGTAGCGCCACCACCGGGCATCTGCTGGCTTTTATTACGATTCTTACTTGGGGGACCACCTTTATTTCGACCAAGCTGCTGCTGGCTGATTTTACACCGCTGGAAATTCTGTTCTTCCGCTTTATTCTGGGCTATGCCGTTCTGTTCCTGCTTTATCCGCGGCGGATCCGGACGGGCTCCTTCAAGGAAGAGGGACTATTTATTGCGGCCGGGCTCTGCGGTGTGACCCTGTATTTTCTGATCGAAAATATTGCCCTGCTCTATACGTCCGCGTCCAACGCCGGTGTCATTGTGTCCATCGCCCCGTTCCTCACCGCTGTGATTGCCCATTTTGCTTTACCGGACGAACGGCTTACCCCAGCCTTCATAACAGGCTTCCTCATTGCCCTTAGCGGCATTGGCTGTATCCTGCTGAACGGAAGCCTCACGCTGCAGCTGAATCCGCTCGGTGACCTGCTGGCTCTGCTGGCTCCCGTCGTCTGGGCTGTGTACTCTGTACTAATGCGTAAAATCAGCGCATTGCAGCACAATACCATCGGTGTTACACGCAGAGTGTTCTTCTATGGCCTGCTGGGTATGCTGCCGGCTCTGCTGCTGTCCGATTTCCGCTTCGGTCTGGACCGGTTCCGGGATCCCGCCAATCTGGGGAACCTGCTGTTCCTCGGTCTGGGCGCTTCCGCCCTGTGCTTTGTAACATGGAACCGGGCAGTCGGTATCCTTGGAGCGGTCAGAACAAGTGTATACATTTATCTGGTACCGGTAATCACCGTGGCGGCAGCTGTGCTGTTTTTGCAGGAAAAGCTCTCCTGGGCTATTGTACTGGGCACTGCACTTACTTTAACGGGCTCCGCTATCTCAGAACATAAACCCAAAACACTCTCCGGCAAAGAAACCGCTTTGTAAAAAAAAACGGAGTGATTTTTATCCTATGCGCTTTTTCAGGTATGGGTTATTTTAACATTAAGTGATAACTTAATATTGTGGAGTTATATCAAACATTCAATTTTTATTTTAATTTATAAGGTGGTCCAGATGAAACCTGCACTTAACGAGCAACTCAGGAATAATATCCGCTTCACCTATAACGAGGCTTTGGAATTAATCGTTGCGATGGGGATGACGGCTTGCGGAGAACAGATGTATGCCATGGCTCAGGATTACAAGATTGAAATTGACTCCATAGCTGATTCCTTCTACGAGGATACCAAGGCCCGGCTGTCACCGCACACTTTTCGCGAGCTGCAATTTTTCTTTGGCCATAATTTTCTCCATAAGACGCTGGACTTTGGTTTCTATGTATCCATTTGCAGCAATCCTGAGCCGCAGACAGCGGAAGACTGGATTAGATCACTAGAGGCCGTACCGGCGGGATGGATGCTCACAGAGATGGTATTCGGGGTTTATCACGATAAGCTGGAGGAGCTGCTGCAGGGAAGGGATTGGGAAGGATTAAAAGGCAATCTCAGCCTGCTGGCCGCATTAGTCAGGGATACTCCTCCGCATCAGGAGGTCCTTCAAACGCAGGAACCGCTGCTGGAATGCCTGGCCCACCCGGAAGAATGCAAGCAGCGGTATATGCAGCTTCTCCGCCAGTTTTACAAGGAGGTATTTATCCACTGGAAAAAGCAGCTGCAGGAGCGTTCTGAGCAGGCCTCCGCCCATTACGAGGCAGTATTCACTGCCAAGCCTGAGCAATTCATCCGGGAAATCCACAAAAATGAGCCTGACATTTTCACAGCCGTCCCCACTGCCTTTCATGTGAGCCAGGCGTCACAGGTCGGGAATCATTTCTTGAACTTCACTACAGAGACTGGCAATGTAGGCTGGGTTATCTTCGGTATCCATAATGAGCGGGTATTCGGCCCGGCTGCGGACCGTGAACAGACAGAGCTGTTCCTGAAGGCCTTTTCGGATAAAAGGCGGCTCGATTTTGTGCTGCTGCTGAAGGAGCGCCCGCATTACGGCCAGGAGATCGCCTCCGCGCTCGGCATTACACCGGCAGCCGTGAACTATCATTCCAACTTCCTGTTCTTCCTCGATCTGATCAGTGTGAAACGGGAGGAGCACCGCTTATATTATCATCTGAATACAGAGCGGTTAAAGGAGCTGCTGGCCCTGACTGCAAAAGTTATGTTGGATTAGAGCAAATTCAGGCAGCATTCTGCAATAGGGGTTATATCTGATAACAGGGAGGGTCTCCATTGAAGAGATCAGCAGCTTCCGGCACGTTCATCCGCCTGGTGAAGCTTGGCAAGCCATATATCGGCTGGTACATCGCACTCTGTCTGACCGCAGCCGTAATTTCGCTGACCACTGTCGGCATCGCTGAGGCACTGCGGCGGATTATAAATGCAGCTACAGAGCATAACGTATCCAGCCTCGCTTCCAGCGCTATATTCGCTTTAGCTATTGTACTAGTCGATGTTGTCTTTAATTTTCTAAAAAGCTATTTGGCCGCAGTGCTTGAGTATAAATCGACAACCCGTCTGCAGCTGACCCTGCTGGACAAACTGCTGAGGGTAAAGATGAAGGATCTGGACGGCTACCACTCCGCCGATCTCATCAGCCGCATTCACGATTCCGCTCCTGCGGCGCAGCAAGGCATTAACCTGAAAACGGTCGAGCTGTTCAGCAGCCTGCTGCAGATCCTCTTTCTGCTTACCTATCTGATGTCTCTTCATTTCACGCTAACCATAGGCACACTGTTGATCTGCGCCCTGCTGCCGCTGGTGATGCTGCCCTTCACCTCACGAATCCGCAGCCTGTACCGGAAAAGACAGGAAGTGGAAGCCGCCCAGCAGGTGCTGATTCAGGATTCTGTACAAGGTGCAGAAGTCGTCCGCGCCTTCTCTTTGGCTTCAAGGCTGCAGCAGCAATTCATGGAGCGGGTACAGCACTATTTCAAGTTCCATGTTCCGCTCACCCGTGCAGAAGCGGTAGGCTATAATATGAACTTTACCGTTATCTTAGGCGGTCTGCTGTATCTGCTCACTTATGGGGGATACCTCGTAATTGGCGGACGGCTTGATGTAGGGGCGGTGGCGGCATTTCTGATCAGCTTCGAGCAGATAACAAATCCGGTCTCCAGACTCTCCAATCTCTGGACACAGCTTCAAACCTCCCTGGCCCAGGGCAGCCGTATCTTTGAACTGTTTGAGCTGCAAAATGAACAGGCCGGGCAGGAACAAGACATACAGAAGCAGAGGTCCGGGCAGCAGCAGGACAATGTAACAGCAGGTCTCAAGGGACTGCCTATCTCCTTTAACAACGTTAGCTTCAGCTACAGCGGCAACATGGTCCTGCAGCAGGTGCAGCTGGTTATTGAGCCGGGCAAAGTGACCGCTTTAGCCGGACCAAGCGGAAGCGGAAAAAGCACGCTGCTCCGCCTGCTTCTGGCAGAATACGAGCCTGACAACGGCACCATCTGCTGCGGGTCACAGCCGTTAGGAACCCTTTCGCCGCAGGTCTGGCGCAGCAGCCTTGCTTACGTATCACAGGAGCCTTATCTTTTCTCAGGCACCCTATATGAGAATATTGCCTGGGGCAGATCCGGAGCTGCCAAAGAGGAGGTTATACAAGCTGCTCGGGACGCAGGTATTCATGAGTTCATTATGAGTACTCCGCTGCAGTATGAGACTGCCATCGGTGAACGGGGGATTACCCTGTCCGGCGGGGAGCGGCAGCGGCTATCCATTGCCAGGGCCTTTGTCCGCGGGCCGGAGCTGCTGCTGCTGGATGAACCGACGGCCGCGCTTGACAGCCACAGTGAAGAGGTTGTCCAGCAGGCGCTGCAGAAGCTGATGCAGGGCCGGACAACTGTAGTGATTGCCCACAGGCTGTCAACGATCCGTAATGCCGACACCATCTATTTTATGGAGGCAGGCTCGGTTGTCGAGGAAGGAACCCATCCGGAGCTAATGGCAATGGAGGGCAAATATTACAATATGGTGCAGTCCGTCCACCGGACGGATCATCCGCTTGTGCCGGAGGAGAATCTGATATGACGACCAGAGAAGCCGGAAAGTTACCGCTTCGCACCGTTCTGAGCCGGCTGCTGCCTTATGCCTCGCCTTACCGGCTAGGCCTGCTGCTGGCTACCCTGCTGCTTGCTGCCAGACTGGTGATGGACATCGGTTTAGCAGCCATCCAGCAGCTGTTCATTGACACCATTAACAGCGCAGATATGGATTCACTTCTCCGGCTAAGCGTTATTGTCGCCGTTGTCTGTGTCGTGATCATTCTTTGTCTGATGCTTCAGCATTATTACCGGTTTGTCGTTCAGAGCAGGATGGCCTGGGATCTGAGGGCAGCGCTGTTTAACAAGACACACCGCCTGCCGTTCCGCCAGATACAGTCCATGCATTCCGGCGACCTTACCTCACGCAACACCAAGGATGCGGAAGCCGCGATGGGCACTGTCAGCAGCATTATCTATGATTTGAGCTACAATCTTCTGCTCTGCTTTGTTTCTTTTCTCTACCTGGCTTCCATGGATGTGTGGCTCGCTCTACTCGCGCTTGGCTCAGGGCCGGTCGTCTTTTTCTCCAGCCGCTTCTTTGACCGCAAATTGCGGCAGCTGTCAACCCGGATTTATGAGGCGGAAGCTCAGCTGCGCGGCATTCTGCAGGAGACCCTCCAGGGTGTAAAGATCGTCCGGGCTTTTTCGCTGGAAATGATGCTGAAGGACAAATATGCAGCTGAGCGTACAAGGCTGAACCGTCTGGTGCTGCAGCGTGCGCTCTTAACGACACTGTTATGGAGCAGCGCCGCTTTTATCAACAATCTGGTAATGGTCATCTGTGCAGGCTTCATTGCTTACTCAGCTATAAAGGGCGGAACCTCCGCCGGGGAAGTGCTTGCATTCATCATTCTGATGGGGCGTGTCCAGTGGCCGTTTGTCCATATGTCGCAGACCTGGGGGGGTGTTCAGCAGTCGCTTGGCGCAGCAGACCGTGTATTCTCTGTTCTTGATGCACCGACTGAGGATGACATTCCGCACGGGCAACTGAGCCACCCGTCAGAGACTTGTCCGGATGAATCCGCTGCATTAACTATTTCTAATGCGTGCTACAGCCACTCCGCAGGACCGGATGATCAGGCGCCGCTGTTCAGGGATTTGAATCTGTATATCAGGCATGGTGAGACGGTTGCGCTGGTCGGTCCAAGCGGCTCCGGCAAAACAACCCTTATGCGGATGTGCTGCGGGTTGCTCAGGCCCGATGCCGGACATATTTCCGTTTACGGCCAGTCTGCAGCCGGCGGGCTTGCGGAACTGCGCAGCATGATCACTTATGTGCCGCAGTCCCCTTACCTGTTCTCCGGATCAATTAAGGACAATATTGCGTTCAGCAGCGATACGGCCAGTGATGAAGAGATCCGGGAAGCGGCCAGACTTGCAGGAGCAGATGACTTTATTCAGAAGCTGCCCGCAGGCTATGACACCCTGATCGGTGAACACGGAACAGGCTTATCGGGAGGACAGCGCCAGCGTATCGCCATTGCCCGGGCTTTTCTGCGGAATGCACCGCTTCTGCTGCTGGATGAAGCCACCTCGGCCCTGGATAATGAGTCGGAGCAGCTTGTCCAGCAGTCCCTTGACCGGCTGATGCAGAACCGGACCACGCTGGTCATCGCCCACCGGCTGTCCACTGTACGCAACGCCACCAGAATCATCGTGCTGGATAAGGGTGTTGTTGCCGAGGAAGGCACACATGACAGTCTGCTGTCCAGCAACGGAGTATATGCGGAGCTGTACCGGCTGCAATTTAAGGAACCGGTCGCCGAAGCTGTCCATTGAGGCTCGGATCACCGTAGCTTCTTGGTAAATACAGCTTCATTGTCTCTCAAATAACCGTTCTTTTCATAGGTTCGCAGAGCTAGATGATTATTACGGCCTGTCAGAATCCTCACGCTAACCACGCTGCGGCGGCTTAACTCTTTTTCCAGCAGATTAAGCAACGCCGCCGCAGCCCCTTTTCTCCTGTAAGCTTGCTCAATGTAACATTTCTGTAGTCTCCCCATAAATAAGCTTCCGCAGCTCCTCATGATTTTTAGAAGGAATCGAGTAGCCTTTTCCGCTATCTTTAGAGTCTACCAGCAGACCCCGTATCCCTTCCTTTTTTGAATCAGCAATGTTTAGGGTGTAGACCTTTTCTCCGCCGTTTTTATAAGCTGCATACATTCTGAACATCACACCGTAATCCAATTCTCCTTTCATCCGTTTCGCCTTATTGATAGCCGTTACGAACACCTTGATTTCCTTCGGCTCTGTAAAGGTCTTGTCAGCAAAAAGCCCCGCGGGTATCTGACCGTCCTCACAAAAATCCGCACACTCCAGCCGGATACTGGCTATCTCGCTTACTTTCAGCTTGCTGTAGCTCATAATCCCAATGGCAAGCAGACAGAATACCAGCAGCGGAGTCCACTTTTTCATATCAGCTCCTCCTTCTCTCAGCGCGCAACAAACAACTTCCATATATTTCTATGTAAACATAAAGAAAGCCTGCAAACCCACCTCCTCATCAGAGATTAAGTCTACAGGCTGTATCTATCCGATCATCCGCAGTGTAACGGTATTACTTAACTTCAGTTGTTCCAGTCACTTTGCCTTCCATCACTGCAGTTGCTTGTACGTCAGCACTTGCGAAGTACAGGTTACCGTCAATGGTAGCATCCTTGTACAGGTTGAAGCCGTTAGCTTCTACATATACGTCACCTTTGATTGTACCGCCTTGAACTCTGAAGTTCTCGCTTTGTACAGTTACTTTCGGTGCAGTCAGTGTGTAAGTAGCCGTTACATTATGATCAGCATCCTGTGCATACAGGGCAAGCTTACGGTAGAGTGCATTCTCGGCAGCGCCTTTATCATGGAACTCACCAGCTACTACAACATCCTGATCTACAGTAAGGTCATTCAGGATTGCAACGATCCAGTTACCTTCTGCACTGACAGCTTTCAGGAATGGATCCTGTTCTTTCACGATGGAAGCAGTGGATACGGCATCAGTCTGTGCAGCAGCAGTTGCAGTGGCAGCCGCTTCATTTCCGGCATTGTCATTATTCGAACCGCAACCCGACAGTAATGCAGCAGCAACACCGGCAACCAGCAACGTTTTTACAAATTTCATCTCAAATCCCCCAATTTTTATTTAGTTTGATTTCTCTTTAATAACCATATTATATATTAAAATTTGAAAATTATCACGTGAACTTTTTCACAAATTTGTGTCTATTACGGCTGGAACTGCAATCTGCAACCGATTTGTTCAGCAGCAAGCCCTAACAGCATCCCGGAATTTCGCTTTTCTGCACTAAGGCTGGTACACTGGAACAGATATGTAGTACATAATATTAGACATAATGTTATTCCCGGCCTAAGAAAGGAACTTATCCATGGAACCATCCCAACTGACCGCAGCGGTCGCCCCCTATCCATTACGCAGCTGCCTGATTAACCGTCAAGGCCGTCTGGCCTTTGAGCATTATAGAGAAACCAGCACAGCCGGTGAACTCGCCAAAATCA
Proteins encoded:
- a CDS encoding AraC family ligand binding domain-containing protein, with the protein product MSREVRTVVFDQDLKLEACRFEGIMQKFPNHFHDYYVIGFIEQGKRLLQCGNEEYILNSGDVIIFNPQDPHSCEQVDGRTLDYRCINVQPEIMRQFVQEITGKSGLPRFTQAVLFQSELAVPLHDLHQMLLEEQADFQKEELLLFLLEQLLQEYTEEAGTTDPPGEVTAEIKRVCRYIEEHYTDTITLGQLTELTGLSKYQLLRMFTKQTGISPYRYLETIRINQAKRLLEQGTLPMEVALRTGFSDQSHFSNFFKKLIGLTPKQYLRVFTRPAEKAALEVTSS
- a CDS encoding DMT family transporter, with protein sequence MSAKRSATTGHLLAFITILTWGTTFISTKLLLADFTPLEILFFRFILGYAVLFLLYPRRIRTGSFKEEGLFIAAGLCGVTLYFLIENIALLYTSASNAGVIVSIAPFLTAVIAHFALPDERLTPAFITGFLIALSGIGCILLNGSLTLQLNPLGDLLALLAPVVWAVYSVLMRKISALQHNTIGVTRRVFFYGLLGMLPALLLSDFRFGLDRFRDPANLGNLLFLGLGASALCFVTWNRAVGILGAVRTSVYIYLVPVITVAAAVLFLQEKLSWAIVLGTALTLTGSAISEHKPKTLSGKETAL
- a CDS encoding ArsR/SmtB family transcription factor, yielding MKPALNEQLRNNIRFTYNEALELIVAMGMTACGEQMYAMAQDYKIEIDSIADSFYEDTKARLSPHTFRELQFFFGHNFLHKTLDFGFYVSICSNPEPQTAEDWIRSLEAVPAGWMLTEMVFGVYHDKLEELLQGRDWEGLKGNLSLLAALVRDTPPHQEVLQTQEPLLECLAHPEECKQRYMQLLRQFYKEVFIHWKKQLQERSEQASAHYEAVFTAKPEQFIREIHKNEPDIFTAVPTAFHVSQASQVGNHFLNFTTETGNVGWVIFGIHNERVFGPAADREQTELFLKAFSDKRRLDFVLLLKERPHYGQEIASALGITPAAVNYHSNFLFFLDLISVKREEHRLYYHLNTERLKELLALTAKVMLD
- a CDS encoding ABC transporter ATP-binding protein, giving the protein MKRSAASGTFIRLVKLGKPYIGWYIALCLTAAVISLTTVGIAEALRRIINAATEHNVSSLASSAIFALAIVLVDVVFNFLKSYLAAVLEYKSTTRLQLTLLDKLLRVKMKDLDGYHSADLISRIHDSAPAAQQGINLKTVELFSSLLQILFLLTYLMSLHFTLTIGTLLICALLPLVMLPFTSRIRSLYRKRQEVEAAQQVLIQDSVQGAEVVRAFSLASRLQQQFMERVQHYFKFHVPLTRAEAVGYNMNFTVILGGLLYLLTYGGYLVIGGRLDVGAVAAFLISFEQITNPVSRLSNLWTQLQTSLAQGSRIFELFELQNEQAGQEQDIQKQRSGQQQDNVTAGLKGLPISFNNVSFSYSGNMVLQQVQLVIEPGKVTALAGPSGSGKSTLLRLLLAEYEPDNGTICCGSQPLGTLSPQVWRSSLAYVSQEPYLFSGTLYENIAWGRSGAAKEEVIQAARDAGIHEFIMSTPLQYETAIGERGITLSGGERQRLSIARAFVRGPELLLLDEPTAALDSHSEEVVQQALQKLMQGRTTVVIAHRLSTIRNADTIYFMEAGSVVEEGTHPELMAMEGKYYNMVQSVHRTDHPLVPEENLI
- a CDS encoding ABC transporter ATP-binding protein; this encodes MTTREAGKLPLRTVLSRLLPYASPYRLGLLLATLLLAARLVMDIGLAAIQQLFIDTINSADMDSLLRLSVIVAVVCVVIILCLMLQHYYRFVVQSRMAWDLRAALFNKTHRLPFRQIQSMHSGDLTSRNTKDAEAAMGTVSSIIYDLSYNLLLCFVSFLYLASMDVWLALLALGSGPVVFFSSRFFDRKLRQLSTRIYEAEAQLRGILQETLQGVKIVRAFSLEMMLKDKYAAERTRLNRLVLQRALLTTLLWSSAAFINNLVMVICAGFIAYSAIKGGTSAGEVLAFIILMGRVQWPFVHMSQTWGGVQQSLGAADRVFSVLDAPTEDDIPHGQLSHPSETCPDESAALTISNACYSHSAGPDDQAPLFRDLNLYIRHGETVALVGPSGSGKTTLMRMCCGLLRPDAGHISVYGQSAAGGLAELRSMITYVPQSPYLFSGSIKDNIAFSSDTASDEEIREAARLAGADDFIQKLPAGYDTLIGEHGTGLSGGQRQRIAIARAFLRNAPLLLLDEATSALDNESEQLVQQSLDRLMQNRTTLVIAHRLSTVRNATRIIVLDKGVVAEEGTHDSLLSSNGVYAELYRLQFKEPVAEAVH
- a CDS encoding GNAT family N-acetyltransferase → MRSCGSLFMGRLQKCYIEQAYRRKGAAAALLNLLEKELSRRSVVSVRILTGRNNHLALRTYEKNGYLRDNEAVFTKKLR
- a CDS encoding polymer-forming cytoskeletal protein, yielding MKFVKTLLVAGVAAALLSGCGSNNDNAGNEAAATATAAAQTDAVSTASIVKEQDPFLKAVSAEGNWIVAILNDLTVDQDVVVAGEFHDKGAAENALYRKLALYAQDADHNVTATYTLTAPKVTVQSENFRVQGGTIKGDVYVEANGFNLYKDATIDGNLYFASADVQATAVMEGKVTGTTEVK